The genomic DNA GTCAATAAATCGACGCTTGAGGGTCGTGGGGGCCTGGGGGCGGGTGAAAAAATGCGGCGTCACGTTGGGGCGCAGGCGGTCCCGGATGAAGCCCTCGTGCCGCTGGGTCTCGCCGAGCATGGTCAAAAGCCCCACCTCGCCGGCAAATCCGGCCACATGGTTGGCCACGGCCAGGGCCCCGCCGGCGTACAGGTCATGGGACAGGTACTTGAGCGCCAGGATGGGGTCCTTGGACGATTTCCCCAGGGCGGCGGTGATCTGGTATTCGTCCAAAATGGTGTCGCCGACCACCAGCACCTTGAGATCGCGCATGGCCTCAAGCTTGCCCAGCAGCTCGGCCAGGGGGTAGCGCTTGCGGAACATCCGCAGGTATTCGTCCATCTCCTCGCCGTATTTGGCGATGTATTTGTTGATGAGGTTGGAGGAGCTGAACACGATGTCCGAGGTGAAGACGAGCTCGGCGCCGATTTCGCGCACCACCTCGGCCTCGGGGCCGATCTTGCCGGCCGGGTCCGAGGCCACGTCCTTGAATTCGTCGCCCTTGGCGTAGACCGCCGGCCGGATGATCCGCAGGGTCTGTTCGGCCGTGGGCCATTCGTTGACGGCGACATAGTCGGTCTCGCCAAGCGACGCCAGCGCCTCGGCGCGCAGGGATTCCGTGAAGGCCGGCCGGTCCGGCCCCTTGTCCACGAACCGGTCCGGGGTGAGGCTGACCATGAGCACGTCGCCGTGCTCCTTGGCCTGGGTGAGGTAGCGGATGTGGCCGATGTGCAGCAGGTCGAACACGCCGTGGCACAGCACCACCCGCTTGCCCTGTTTGCGCAAGGACGCCGCGATCTCTCCCAGCTCCGCGATGGTTTTGATCTTTCTTTCGACAGCGGACATCCTCAATCTCCTTGTTGCGCCGCCCGCGTCCTGCGGGCGGCCTTCAGGTCCAAAGCTGGCGCACGCACGGCAGCGGCCGCAGCCCGTCAACGGGATCGGCCCGCCATTGCCTGTCCGCCGCTTCCGCCGCGACCGGGGCCTTGACGCCGTCCCCGTCGGCCAGACAGCCCAGGCGCACGGCCCGGATCATGGCCTCGGCCTGCCGGGGCAGCCAGCAGTGCCCGGCGGCGTATTCGGCCCCGGCGGCGTCCAGGTCGAGATGAAATTCCACAAGGCTTGCGCCGAAGCGGTGGACGGCGCGGTGCACCACGCCTTCCTCCA from Solidesulfovibrio carbinolicus includes the following:
- a CDS encoding PfkB family carbohydrate kinase, producing the protein MSAVERKIKTIAELGEIAASLRKQGKRVVLCHGVFDLLHIGHIRYLTQAKEHGDVLMVSLTPDRFVDKGPDRPAFTESLRAEALASLGETDYVAVNEWPTAEQTLRIIRPAVYAKGDEFKDVASDPAGKIGPEAEVVREIGAELVFTSDIVFSSSNLINKYIAKYGEEMDEYLRMFRKRYPLAELLGKLEAMRDLKVLVVGDTILDEYQITAALGKSSKDPILALKYLSHDLYAGGALAVANHVAGFAGEVGLLTMLGETQRHEGFIRDRLRPNVTPHFFTRPQAPTTLKRRFIDEGSLNKVLEIYVMKDDPLPAELDAALCDRLRQLLAGYDMVIVADFGHGMVSSAMVEALAAQAPFLAVNTQANAGNRGFNTIGRYPRADFFALAEHELRLETRDQVSEVRPLLVEVGGRLGVRAALVTQGARGCSLWTPQREFVRVPSFSSTVVDRVGAGDALFSVAAMACFMDVHEELVAFFGNVAGSLAVRILGNDKFVDRRSMKKYITATMK